The Engraulis encrasicolus isolate BLACKSEA-1 chromosome 4, IST_EnEncr_1.0, whole genome shotgun sequence genome includes a window with the following:
- the LOC134447462 gene encoding coiled-coil domain-containing protein 113-like, with product MADDDEQEEKRQVIEQIENFRRANAVLQAETDMFERYLNRIEPQFSALDAAVDTNRGRKTNRSRTMTQDKIQRLTLEQKCDVAQREMDEMREDLQKLKNTSERVMLNLKATLEEADVQLVEVKKSSNEFDRDVAKVLREKKGAMMGAEKILRYFEDRMRAKDTLVEKLRLKNSALHVQKRKLILQMRQKEEMGEALHEVDFQQLKIENSQYLERIDERNQDLLRLKLMAGNTLQVLNLYKKKLQNMTGESKRLSSDIASRREMLVKIEEETEQAEEERTKAEVVNKKLRGELADYRVPPVLQYITTKASHTQLEQTVKAWERKVEISEMALKTHTKAWNKLRAMASEAGTVS from the exons ATGGCGGACGACGACgagcaagaagagaagagacaagtcaTTGAACAAATTGAAAATTTCAG ACGCGCAAATGCAGTGCTACAAGCAGAGACCGATATGTTTGAGCGATATCTTAATCGCATAGAGCCGCAATTTTCTGCACTTGACGCAGCAGTGGATACG aaCCGTGGGAGGAAGACCAACAGATCACGAACAATGACCCAGGACAAGATTCAGCGGCTGACCCTTGAGCAAAAATGTGATGTTGCACAGAGGGAGatggatgagatgagagaggatcTTCAGAAACTGAAAAACACTTCGGAGAGAGTGATGCTGAACCTTAAG GCTACCTTGGAGGAAGCTGATGTGCAACTGGTGGAGGTGAAGAAGTCGAGCAATGAGTTTGACCGTGATGTGGCCAAGGTCCTGCGCGAGAAGAAAGGGGCCATGATGGGTGCAGAAAAGATCCTTCGTTATTTTGAAGACAGGATGCGAGCAAAG GACACACTGGTGGAGAAGCTGCGTCTGAAGAACTCGGCGCTGCACGTGCAGAAGCGCAAGCTGATCCTGCAGATGCGTCAGAAGGAGGAGATGGGCGAGGCGCTGCACGAGGTGGACTTCCAGCAGCTGAAGATCGAGAACAGCCAGTACCTGGAGCGCATCGACGAGCGCAACCAGGACCTGCTGAGGCTCAAGCTGATGGCAGGGAACACCCTGCAGGTCCTCAACTTGTACAAG AAGAAACTCCAGAACATGACGGGTGAATCCAAACGGCTGAGCAGCGATATTGCCTCGAGACGAGAGATGCTCGTCAAGATCGAGGAGGAGACCGAGCAAGCAGAGGAG GAGCGTACCAAGGCTGAAGTCGTAAACAAGAAGTTGCGTGGCGAGCTGGCCGACTACCGTGTGCCCCCTGTGCTGCAGTACATCACAACCAAGGCCTCCCACACCCAGTTGGAGCAGACCGTCAAGGCCTGGGAGCGCAAAGTGGAGATCTCAGAG ATGGCCTTGAAGACCCACACCAAAGCCTGGAATAAGCTGAGGGCCATGGCTTCAGAAGCGGGAACGGTCTCCTAG
- the LOC134447113 gene encoding uncharacterized protein LOC134447113: MDRTNSMPLSRLKEGRNKRQVENLRSGDVPLRPGPRVLPPIGSSPQLQGDASSSISALIVDDNPALRDHLVPGDRLHSGTFKPRSVLRPLGKKNLTGLDHAHPLKPLVHRPASKDAALHGGSSSSSSSSISVVSMVPAPPTVAKATGEKSKHVKARRCKKVSSADPRPISSRPDDKSISSAENHGNGCQASQVMQDQEVESIMNALDVLQEITQAKTWIRQENTRADEERGLLTQKNIKSSDAIANQILDHSGSAAGTKVKRGRTQKQQQQQQQQQHSSLPPLGTSTPSHTSGNHKHFGQFGDRLPYVRKTSSLSLSTLEELTEESDRSATVSEAEEERKSKERKRRKSMSVRSARQPNDKESENQQLHIEQQVREESEQQQARRGSTSVAYPETLQQALKLLSTQDW; the protein is encoded by the exons ATGGACAGGACTAATTCGATGCCGCTTTCTAGGCTAAAAGAGGGCCGAAATAAGCGCCAGGTGGAAAACCTGAGAAGTGGTGATGTCCCCCTGAGGCCTGGGCCAAGGGTGCTGCCACCCATCGGCTCTTCACCCCAGCTCCAGGGAGATGCCAGCTCATCCATCTCGGCGTTAATTGTGGACGACAACCCTGCGTTGCGAGACCACCTGGTCCCTGGAGACAGATTGCATTCTGGGACGTTCAAACCACGGAGTGTCCTGCGACCTCTGGGCAAAAAGAACCTGACAGGTCTTGACCACGCCCACCCACTGAAGCCACTGGTCCACAGGCCCGCCTCCAAGGATGCTGCTCTccatggaggcagcagcagcagcagcagcagcagcatcagtgtcGTTTCCATGGTGCCAGCTCCACCTACTGTTGCCAAGGCAACCGGTGAGAAGTCCAAGCACGTGAAGGCCAGGCGCTGTAAGAAAGTTTCCTCTGCTGACCCCAGGCCCATCAGTAGTCGCCCGGACGACAAGAGCATCAGTAGTGCCGAAAACCACGGCAACGGTTGCCAGGCCAGTCAGGTGATGCAAGACCAGGAAGTGGAGTCCATAATGAATGCTCTGGACGTTCTGCAGGAGATCACGCAGGCCAAGACGTGGATCAGACAGGAGAACACGCGTGCCGATGAGGAGAGGGGGCTTCTCACTCAGAAGAACATCAAGTCCTCAGATGCCATCGCAAACCAGATATTAGACCACTCAGGCAGTGCTGCGGGCACCAAAGTCAAACGCGGGAGGAcccaaaagcagcagcagcaacagcagcagcagcagcactcctCCCTGCCGCCACTTGGTACATCCACACCGTCACACACGTCAGGCAATCACAAGCACTTTGGACAGTTCGGCGATAGGCTGCCCTATGTAAGGAAGACATCATCACTCAGTTTGTCCACCTTGGAAG AGTTAACCGAGGAGTCAGACAGATCTGCGACAGTGAGTGAggcggaggaagagaggaagtcaaaggagaggaagaggaggaagagcatgAGCGTGAGATCAGCGAGGCAGCCGAACGATAAGGAGAGCGAGAACCAGCAGCTGCATATTGAGCAGCAGGTCAGGGAGGAGTCAGAGCAGCAGCAGGCTAGACGCGGCTCGACCAGCGTGGCCTACCCAGAGACTCTTCAGCAGGCCCTCAAGCTCCTCAGCACCCAGGACTGGTGA
- the LOC134447024 gene encoding uncharacterized protein LOC134447024: MALHSYNWSSSIGLPNPPPASSLSSLSCLLLSAPCPHRPSYWATSTSTWITAIALLRPTFCHFWTVCNITQHVQGPTHNKGHTLDLVCSIGTPPLHLECTDLAISDHRTILFTVNVPYRRQHCSRTITFRNIKNVSLPLLSQTLETHLVAPDSASSVDTLVEHYNTALATSLDVVAPITTRSVSFSQPAPWFTSELRLMKQAGRQLERRHKKTGLTVHLEAYRDHVRSYKQALSTAKTQYFSTLINNQQNHPRMLFSTINRLLRPPQTPQPSDAAELCSSFQDFFTRKVDTIHQQLLAPPQHHEDEPPDTHQPWQDIAIPAA, from the coding sequence ATGGCGCTGCACAGCTACAACTGGTCCTCATCTATCGGCCTCCCAAACCCTCCACCAGCTTCCTCCCTGAGCTCACTGAGCTGCTTGCTGCTGTCTGCCCCATGTCCCCATCGACCATCTTACTGGGCGACTTCAACATCCACGTGGATAACAGCAATTGCTCTTTTGCGGCCGACTTTTTGTCACTTCTGGACTGTTTGTAACATCACTCAGCATGTGCAGGGCCCCACCCACAACAAAGGACACACCCTCGACCTGGTATGCAGCATTGGCACACCCCCGCTACACCTCGAGTGCACTGACCTGGCCATATCAGACCATCGTACAATTCTGTTCACCGTCAACGTACCCTATCGCAGACAACACTGTTCCCGAACCATCACCTTTCGTAACATCAAGAAcgtgtctctgcctctgctctctcaAACCCTAGAGACCCATCTTGTAGCTCCTGACTCTGCCTCCTCAGTGGACACCCTGGTGGAAcactacaacactgcactcgccaCTAGCCTGGATGTCGTGGCACCCATTACCACCCGATCAGTCTCTTTTTCCCAACCTGCTCCCTGGTTTACATCTGAGCTCCGCCTCATGAAGCAAGCCGGGCGTCAGCTAGAGCGACGGCACAAAAAAACCGGCCTCACTGTCCACCTGGAGGCCTATAGGGACCACGTCAGGAGCTACAAGCAGGCCCTCTCTACAGCCAAAACACAATATTTCTCCACTCTAATCAACAACCAACAGAACCATCCCAGAATGCTCTTCTCCACAATTAACCGCCTTCTCCGCCCTCCCCAAACACCCCAACCATCGGATGCTGCTGAGTTGTGCTCCAGCTTTCAGGACTTTTTCACACGTAAAGTCGACACCATCCACCAGCAGCTCCTAGCTCCACCCCAGCACCACGAGGACGAGCCACCTGACACCCACCAGCCATGGCAGGACATTGCCATCCCCGCTGCC